One window of Lytechinus variegatus isolate NC3 chromosome 2, Lvar_3.0, whole genome shotgun sequence genomic DNA carries:
- the LOC121409178 gene encoding CST complex subunit STN1-like isoform X3, whose amino-acid sequence MASTVIRYSDLPRDKWNQDPVYKSYVRLYISDITEMEPYSTGPSVDDGTGVIQCCCWKPKRDERSHNIHQTSIGDAEGELAASLFKRMEDSTQEVLTSYELGDLIHVRGRLKLFRGNIEVSASYFRKIQDPSYQTEMKRMEEIPILYQSVYDLPFVSEGGPRVSALEDKTALKREVQLIGEVHIKLLKLLQEKIIQNFYLHELETVAELLEIASLPCHEYQEDADRPHQRGRQIKNVFKNVTEKLENDGMVFRSSTEHGLYQAVPGNFRLNESILEILREDCQHPKFEGGCHYMHVTDRLRNHPGYENIGPDAVKEALSWLESNSEVISTTSKHYMAIT is encoded by the exons ATGGCCTCAACAGTAATCAGATATTCTGATTTACCCCGTGATAAATGGAACCAAGACCCGGTTTACAAGTCCTATGTCAGACTCTATATCAGTGATATCACGGAGATGGAACCCTACAGTACAGGACCAAGTG TTGATGATGGAACAGGAGTTATACAGTGTTGCTGTTGGAAACCTAAGCGAGATGAAAGATCACATAATATTCATCAAACATCCATTG GAGATGCAGAAGGCGAACTTGCTGCATCCCTTTTTAAGAGAATGGAAGATTCCACTCAAGAAGTGCTAACGTCATATGAGCTGGGTGATCTCATTCATGTTCGGGGAAGGCTAAAATTATTCAGAGGGAACATCGAGGTGTCTGCATCCTATTTCA GGAAAATTCAAGACCCTAGCTACCAGACGGAGATGAAGAGAATGGAGGAGATACCTATTCTCTACCAGTCTGTGTATGATCTTCCGTTTGTCTCAGAAGGTGGTCCCCGCGTCAGTGCATTAGAGGATAAAACTGCTCTCAAAAGAGAG gtTCAGCTGATTGGGGAAGTGCATATAAAGTTGCTGAAGCTCCTGCAGGAAAAGATCATTCAGAACTTTTATCTTCATGAGCTTGAAACAGTGGCTGAACTGTTGGAAATAGCATCATTACCTTGCCATGAATATCAAGAG GATGCAGATAGACCACATCAACGAGGCAGACAGATAAAGAATGTCTTCAAGAATGTTACTGAGAAGCTGGAGAATGATGGGATGGTTTTCAGGAGTAGCACAGAACATGGACTTTATCAG GCTGTGCCAGGAAACTTCCGGCTGAATGAAAGTATATTAGAGATACTGAGAGAAGATTGCCAACACCCGAAAT TTGAAGGTGGATGTCATTACATGCATGTAACTGATAGACTACGTAATCACCCTGGCTATGAGAACATCGGCCCTGATGCAGTGAAGGAAGCCCTCTCTTGGTTGGAATCAAACAGTGAAGTCATCAGCACCACTTCAAAACATTACATGGCCATAACTTGA
- the LOC121409178 gene encoding CST complex subunit STN1-like isoform X1 has protein sequence MASTVIRYSDLPRDKWNQDPVYKSYVRLYISDITEMEPYSTGPSADAFAYKNHPIYRVDVMGIVVSIAEKERFFNYAVDDGTGVIQCCCWKPKRDERSHNIHQTSIGDAEGELAASLFKRMEDSTQEVLTSYELGDLIHVRGRLKLFRGNIEVSASYFRKIQDPSYQTEMKRMEEIPILYQSVYDLPFVSEGGPRVSALEDKTALKREVQLIGEVHIKLLKLLQEKIIQNFYLHELETVAELLEIASLPCHEYQEDADRPHQRGRQIKNVFKNVTEKLENDGMVFRSSTEHGLYQAVPGNFRLNESILEILREDCQHPKFEGGCHYMHVTDRLRNHPGYENIGPDAVKEALSWLESNSEVISTTSKHYMAIT, from the exons ATGGCCTCAACAGTAATCAGATATTCTGATTTACCCCGTGATAAATGGAACCAAGACCCGGTTTACAAGTCCTATGTCAGACTCTATATCAGTGATATCACGGAGATGGAACCCTACAGTACAGGACCAAGTG CAGATGCATTTGCTTACAAGAACCATCCCATCTACAGAGTTGACGTGATGGGAATCGTCGTCAGCATTGCAGAGAAAGAACGATTCTTCAATTATGCTG TTGATGATGGAACAGGAGTTATACAGTGTTGCTGTTGGAAACCTAAGCGAGATGAAAGATCACATAATATTCATCAAACATCCATTG GAGATGCAGAAGGCGAACTTGCTGCATCCCTTTTTAAGAGAATGGAAGATTCCACTCAAGAAGTGCTAACGTCATATGAGCTGGGTGATCTCATTCATGTTCGGGGAAGGCTAAAATTATTCAGAGGGAACATCGAGGTGTCTGCATCCTATTTCA GGAAAATTCAAGACCCTAGCTACCAGACGGAGATGAAGAGAATGGAGGAGATACCTATTCTCTACCAGTCTGTGTATGATCTTCCGTTTGTCTCAGAAGGTGGTCCCCGCGTCAGTGCATTAGAGGATAAAACTGCTCTCAAAAGAGAG gtTCAGCTGATTGGGGAAGTGCATATAAAGTTGCTGAAGCTCCTGCAGGAAAAGATCATTCAGAACTTTTATCTTCATGAGCTTGAAACAGTGGCTGAACTGTTGGAAATAGCATCATTACCTTGCCATGAATATCAAGAG GATGCAGATAGACCACATCAACGAGGCAGACAGATAAAGAATGTCTTCAAGAATGTTACTGAGAAGCTGGAGAATGATGGGATGGTTTTCAGGAGTAGCACAGAACATGGACTTTATCAG GCTGTGCCAGGAAACTTCCGGCTGAATGAAAGTATATTAGAGATACTGAGAGAAGATTGCCAACACCCGAAAT TTGAAGGTGGATGTCATTACATGCATGTAACTGATAGACTACGTAATCACCCTGGCTATGAGAACATCGGCCCTGATGCAGTGAAGGAAGCCCTCTCTTGGTTGGAATCAAACAGTGAAGTCATCAGCACCACTTCAAAACATTACATGGCCATAACTTGA
- the LOC121409178 gene encoding CST complex subunit STN1-like isoform X2: protein MASTVIRYSDLPRDKWNQDPVYKSYVRLYISDITEMEPYSTGPSDAFAYKNHPIYRVDVMGIVVSIAEKERFFNYAVDDGTGVIQCCCWKPKRDERSHNIHQTSIGDAEGELAASLFKRMEDSTQEVLTSYELGDLIHVRGRLKLFRGNIEVSASYFRKIQDPSYQTEMKRMEEIPILYQSVYDLPFVSEGGPRVSALEDKTALKREVQLIGEVHIKLLKLLQEKIIQNFYLHELETVAELLEIASLPCHEYQEDADRPHQRGRQIKNVFKNVTEKLENDGMVFRSSTEHGLYQAVPGNFRLNESILEILREDCQHPKFEGGCHYMHVTDRLRNHPGYENIGPDAVKEALSWLESNSEVISTTSKHYMAIT from the exons ATGGCCTCAACAGTAATCAGATATTCTGATTTACCCCGTGATAAATGGAACCAAGACCCGGTTTACAAGTCCTATGTCAGACTCTATATCAGTGATATCACGGAGATGGAACCCTACAGTACAGGACCAAGTG ATGCATTTGCTTACAAGAACCATCCCATCTACAGAGTTGACGTGATGGGAATCGTCGTCAGCATTGCAGAGAAAGAACGATTCTTCAATTATGCTG TTGATGATGGAACAGGAGTTATACAGTGTTGCTGTTGGAAACCTAAGCGAGATGAAAGATCACATAATATTCATCAAACATCCATTG GAGATGCAGAAGGCGAACTTGCTGCATCCCTTTTTAAGAGAATGGAAGATTCCACTCAAGAAGTGCTAACGTCATATGAGCTGGGTGATCTCATTCATGTTCGGGGAAGGCTAAAATTATTCAGAGGGAACATCGAGGTGTCTGCATCCTATTTCA GGAAAATTCAAGACCCTAGCTACCAGACGGAGATGAAGAGAATGGAGGAGATACCTATTCTCTACCAGTCTGTGTATGATCTTCCGTTTGTCTCAGAAGGTGGTCCCCGCGTCAGTGCATTAGAGGATAAAACTGCTCTCAAAAGAGAG gtTCAGCTGATTGGGGAAGTGCATATAAAGTTGCTGAAGCTCCTGCAGGAAAAGATCATTCAGAACTTTTATCTTCATGAGCTTGAAACAGTGGCTGAACTGTTGGAAATAGCATCATTACCTTGCCATGAATATCAAGAG GATGCAGATAGACCACATCAACGAGGCAGACAGATAAAGAATGTCTTCAAGAATGTTACTGAGAAGCTGGAGAATGATGGGATGGTTTTCAGGAGTAGCACAGAACATGGACTTTATCAG GCTGTGCCAGGAAACTTCCGGCTGAATGAAAGTATATTAGAGATACTGAGAGAAGATTGCCAACACCCGAAAT TTGAAGGTGGATGTCATTACATGCATGTAACTGATAGACTACGTAATCACCCTGGCTATGAGAACATCGGCCCTGATGCAGTGAAGGAAGCCCTCTCTTGGTTGGAATCAAACAGTGAAGTCATCAGCACCACTTCAAAACATTACATGGCCATAACTTGA